The nucleotide sequence CGTTATCTTCAAGCTCCGCCCGGACCTGAAGTTCTCGGACGGCAGCGCGCTGACCGCTGACGACGTGGTGTTCACCTATACCACGCTGCTCGACCCGGATTTCAACGCTCCGCAGCGTGCCCTCTACACCCCGATCACCGCGATCGAGGCTGTCGATGCGCAGACCGTCAAGTTCAGCCTGAGCGCACCTTACGCGCCGCTCCTGAGCTACCTCGACCTCGGCATCGTGTCGAAGGCCCTGGTCGAAGCTGGCCACGACATCGCGCTCAACCCTGTCGGCGCAGGCCCGATGAAGCTCGAAAGCTGGAACCGCGGCAGCGAAATCACCCTGGTCAAGAACGAGAACTTCTGGGGCGCAGATCCGGCCTTCGAAAAGATCTCGCTCAAGATCATCGGCGACAACTCGGCCCGTTCGCAGGCTTTCGAGGCCGGCGATCTGGATGTCATCCAGTCCCCGCTTCCCCCCCAGGATATCGAGCGCCTCAAGAATGACGACCGCTTCGGCAATGTCATCATGGCTGGCCTTGGCGTGACCTACGTCAACTTCAACGCCAATGACCCGCTGCTGGCCGACCCGAAGATGCGTCAGGCCTTCTCGATGCTGATCGACCAGGAAACCATCGTCAACGACATCTTCCAGGGCGTTGATGAAGTTGCGACCTCGATCATCCTGCCGTCGTCCTGGGCCTATTCGGCTGACATCGTGCAGCCGACCTTCGACGTTGAAGGCGCTGTCGCGCTGTTCAACGAGCTGGGATGGAGCGACACCAACGGTGACGGCTACCTCGACAAGGATGGCAAGGCGCTAGAAGTCGTGCTGTCGACCCACTCGGAAGACACCAACCGCGTCCAGACCGTGGAATTCCTGCAGGCCATGTTCGAAATGGCTGGCGTGAAGGCCGTGGCCCAGATCAGCGACTGGCCGAGCTTCTCGACCAACTATGTCCAGCAGGGCAAGCACCAGATCGCCCTGCTCGGCTGGCTCAACATAGTCGATCCCGATCGCCTGATGTTCGCTCAGCTCTCGACCGGTGGCCCGACCAACTGGGGTGGCTATTCCAACCCGGAAGTTGACGCCCTGCTGCAGGAAGGCCGTTCGACCATCGACCAGGCTGGCCGTGCTGCTGCCTACCAGAAGGCCGCTGCGATCCTCGCGGAAGAGCTGCCCTACTACATCGTCTCGGCCCAGGGCTACCAGCTGTTCTACAGCAAGGACCTGCCCGTCGAGGTGCAGGCCACGCCGCGCGGCAATCTGCGCGGCCTGATCGGCCTCAACGACTAAGCCAATGGCTTTGGGTCGGCGCTCCGGCGCCGGCCCATCCCCCAACGCTCCAGAGCAGGACGACCGTCATGACTTTCAACCAGCGCCTCAGCGCCGAGTTTTACGCGCGGGTACAACGCGACATTCGCGCAAAAATGTCCCAGCAGGGCATCGACGTCCTTATTCTGGATGCCAATGACGACGTCGTCTACACGACCGGCTTCTCGCATTACTCCAATGAGCGGCCGATTGCCGTCGTCCTGACTGCGACCACGACCTATCTGCTGATCCCTGAGCTTGAGCGGCACCATGCCAGCTCGCAATATGATGGCGCAGAGTTCGTCGTTTATTTCGAATTTCCGGGCCGCGATCCCGCCTTTGCCGTGCTGGCCCGTACTCTGGGTGACCTCAAGGGCACGATCGGGCACAGCTTCGGCATGTCCAATGGCCGCGTCGCGCAGATCCAGCGCGCTTTCCCGAATGCACGGCTGACGGCCACTTCGATTGTCACCACCCAGCGCTACATCAAATATCCCGAAGAAATTGTGCTGCACCGCGAGGCTGCCCGCATCTCTGACAGCATGGTCAATGCCGGGGCCGAGTTGATCTCGGAGTCGCTGCGCACCGGCAATACCATGCCGACCGAGATCGAGATCGAGAACTTCATCATCAGCCACGCGCTCGAGATCATGCAGAACGAGCACGAGGACATCATGTATGTCGCCGGGATCGCGGGCGGTCTTGTCTATTCGGGGCTGCGGTCTGCCTTCCCGCACGGCATGCCGACAGCCCATCGTCCACAACGCGGGGAAAGCATGATCCTCTCGCTCGGCTGCCGCGTTGGTGGACGGGCGGCTGAAAGCGAGCGCACCTTTATCCTCGGCGAGCCCAATGCCGAGCAGACAAAGTTTTACAATCTGTCCCAGGAAGCCCAGGGCATCGGCACCGCAGGGCTCCAGCCCGGTGCCACCTGTTCTTCCGCAGATGATCGCGCCCTCAATTTCTACCGGGATCAGGGCGTGTTCCAGTTTTGCCCGCATCGCGTCGGCCACGGCATGGGCGTGATGTTCCATGAGCCACCGTGGGTGGAAGGCGGCGACGAAACCGTCCTGCTGCCCGGCATGGTCTGCTCCTCCGAACCGGCGCTCTATGTGCCCGGACTTGGCGGCTTCCGGCTGGCCGACACGGTCCTCGTGACCGCGTCCGGTCCCGAAAGCCTCACCAAATATCCCCGCAAGCTCGATGAGGTCATCCTGGGATGACCCTCTTCCGCTCGAACTGAGGTAGGTCGCCATGCTCGCCTACATAGCCCGCCGTCTTCTCCTGCTCATCCCAATGGCCATCGGCATGGTTGTGGTGACCTTTGGCCTGTTGCTCATCATTCCGGGTGACCCGGCTGCTGTGCTTCTGGGTCAGGACGCCACGCCCGAGGCGATCCTCAACCTGCGCAATTCGCTGGGTCTGAACGATCCCTGGTATATTCGGCTCTGGAACTATTTTGCCGCCCTGCTGCAGGGCGATATGGGTCGGTCGATCTTTCAGAACCAGCCGGTGAGCGAGATCATAGCGGGGCGTCTCGGCGCCACCATCGAGTTGGCCGTTGTTGCCCTTTTGCTGGCCAGCGTGATCGGCATCACCCTTGGCGTGCTGGCGGCTATCCGTCAGGGTTCGTGGGTCGATACCGTAACCATGCTGTTCGCACAGCTTGGCGTGTCCATGCCCGTATACTGGCTTGGCCTCCTGCTCATGCTATTGTTTGCGGTGCAGCTGGGCTGGCTGCCCTCCATCGGTCGCGGGGTGCCCATGCATGAGGCTCTCTGGGCCGCACTGACGGGTCGTCCGCAGGTGCTCTGGGAGTCGTTCCGCCACATTGCCCTCCCCGCCCTCGCTCTCGCTGCCAACTCGGCCGCCATCATCTCGCGCCTCGTCCGCGCTTCCATGCTGGAAGTGCTGCGCGAAGATTTCGTGCGCACCGCCTATGCCAAGGGGCTGCGCAAGGGCCGTGTCGTCGTCCGCCACGCCCTGCGAAACGCCCTTCTTCCGGTGCTCAGCGTTATCGGCCTGCGGTTTGGCGCCCTCCTCGGCGGTGCCGTTCTGACGGAGTCCATCTTCGCCTGGCCCGGCCTTGGTCAGCTGACCATCTCGGCCATCTCGCAGCGTGACCTACCCCTTATTCAGGGCATCGTGCTGACCTTCGCCATCGTGTTCGCTCTGGTGAACCTGATCGTCGACCTTCTCTATGCCGCGGTCGATCCGCGCGTACGCCTCGGATAACGCCATGCGATTGCCGAAAGCTCTCACCAACATCTCGCTGATCGTGGGCGCGTTGATCACGCTCACAATCATCGTCCTCGCTGTTTTCGCGCCCTGGTTTGCGACCCATGGCGTCGAGCAGATGGACATGCGCAACCGCTTCGCTGGCCCGACTGCGGACCACATCCTGGGCACCGACAATTTTGGGCGCGATCTCTGGTCCCGCCTGATCTTTGGTGCGCGCATCTCGCTCACTATCGCCGTCATCTCTGTGACCGCCTCGGCGATCATCGGCACGGTTGTGGGCCTCGTCGCCGGCTATTTCGGAGGCTGGGTCGACCAGCTGCTGATGCGCATCACCGACATCTTCCTCGGCTTCCCTGCCATCGTGCTGGCGCTTGCGATCGTCGCGGTGCTTGGACCGGGCGTGTTCAACGTCGCGCTCGCCATCATTGTCGTGGCCTGGACCGAATATGCCCGTGTCGTGCGCTCGACCACGCTGGTGCTGCGCGAGCAGAATTATGTGCAGGCCGCCAAGGCGCTCGGCGCGGGTCCGATCCGCATCATCTTCAAGGAAATCCTGCCCAATGCTCTTGGCCCGATCATCGTGCTGGCGTCGCTCGGCCTCGGCACGGCGATCATCTCGGAGTCAGCACTGAGCTTCCTCGGCTTCGGGCTTCCCCCGCCGGAGCCGACCTGGGGCTGGACCCTCGCCTACGGCACGCGCTTCATGCGCGACGCACCGTGGCTATCCATCATTTCGGGCGCGACCATCATGATCACCGTGCTCGGCTTCAATCTTCTCGGTGACGGCCTCAGGGACATTCTTGATCCCCGCCAGCTGTCCCGTGGCGGCGGCAAGTCCGCCAAGTAACTAAGGAACTGCATCATGGTAAAAGCGATCAATCAGCTTCGCCCGAAATTCACCACCAATGCCGACGGCTCCGATGCCGTGATCATTATGCATGAGCTGGTGGGCGAAGAGGACGGCCCCACGATCGGTATCTCGGCTGCCATCCACGGCAATGAGAACACCGGTTCGCAGGCAATCCTGGAACTGTTCCGCGTGCTCAAGGACATGTCGATCAAGGGCCGCATCCTGCTGCTGCCGGTGGCGAACCCGACCGCATTCGCCTTCAACGAACGCTATTCGACCATCGACAAGGTCGACCTCAACCGCCAGTTCCCGGGCAATCCGAATGGTACGCACAGCCAGCAGCTGGCCCATGCGCTGACCAATGAGTTCCTCAACAAGATCGACGTGCATATCGATCTGCATTCGGGCACCGACCGCCCGACTGTAGACTATGTCTACATCTGGAATGACGAGCGCCTGTCGCGCGCCTTCGGCTCGAAGGTTCTTTACCGTCCGGTGGAAAACAAGCAGGGCACCGTTTTCGGCGGCACGACCAAGACCGTAACGATCGACACCCGCAACATCCCCGTTGCCGTGATCGAATTGGGCGGCGGTATTGTCGACCAGACCGGCTACGTCAAGCAGACGGTCGATGGCGTGCTTAACATGCTCAAGACAACCGGCACCATCGCCGGCGAACCTTGGGAAAACCCCAAGCAGATCGTGGTCACCGAGCTGGCCGGCGTCCGTCCGACCCAGGGCGGCTGGATCGAAACGCTGGCTCCCGCGAACGGCGAGATCATCAAGGGCGGCGAGCTGCTGGGCCGCGTGGTCAGCCCGTACAATTTCGAAGTGCTCGAAGAGATCAAAACCCCGTTCGAGAACGGCATCATGATCATGCAGCACCTCACGCGCAACCTCGTC is from Devosia sp. SD17-2 and encodes:
- a CDS encoding ABC transporter permease, giving the protein MRLPKALTNISLIVGALITLTIIVLAVFAPWFATHGVEQMDMRNRFAGPTADHILGTDNFGRDLWSRLIFGARISLTIAVISVTASAIIGTVVGLVAGYFGGWVDQLLMRITDIFLGFPAIVLALAIVAVLGPGVFNVALAIIVVAWTEYARVVRSTTLVLREQNYVQAAKALGAGPIRIIFKEILPNALGPIIVLASLGLGTAIISESALSFLGFGLPPPEPTWGWTLAYGTRFMRDAPWLSIISGATIMITVLGFNLLGDGLRDILDPRQLSRGGGKSAK
- a CDS encoding succinylglutamate desuccinylase/aspartoacylase family protein; amino-acid sequence: MVKAINQLRPKFTTNADGSDAVIIMHELVGEEDGPTIGISAAIHGNENTGSQAILELFRVLKDMSIKGRILLLPVANPTAFAFNERYSTIDKVDLNRQFPGNPNGTHSQQLAHALTNEFLNKIDVHIDLHSGTDRPTVDYVYIWNDERLSRAFGSKVLYRPVENKQGTVFGGTTKTVTIDTRNIPVAVIELGGGIVDQTGYVKQTVDGVLNMLKTTGTIAGEPWENPKQIVVTELAGVRPTQGGWIETLAPANGEIIKGGELLGRVVSPYNFEVLEEIKTPFENGIMIMQHLTRNLVHSGDYAYMIGNLDGATD
- a CDS encoding ABC transporter permease — protein: MLAYIARRLLLLIPMAIGMVVVTFGLLLIIPGDPAAVLLGQDATPEAILNLRNSLGLNDPWYIRLWNYFAALLQGDMGRSIFQNQPVSEIIAGRLGATIELAVVALLLASVIGITLGVLAAIRQGSWVDTVTMLFAQLGVSMPVYWLGLLLMLLFAVQLGWLPSIGRGVPMHEALWAALTGRPQVLWESFRHIALPALALAANSAAIISRLVRASMLEVLREDFVRTAYAKGLRKGRVVVRHALRNALLPVLSVIGLRFGALLGGAVLTESIFAWPGLGQLTISAISQRDLPLIQGIVLTFAIVFALVNLIVDLLYAAVDPRVRLG
- a CDS encoding Xaa-Pro peptidase family protein; translation: MTFNQRLSAEFYARVQRDIRAKMSQQGIDVLILDANDDVVYTTGFSHYSNERPIAVVLTATTTYLLIPELERHHASSQYDGAEFVVYFEFPGRDPAFAVLARTLGDLKGTIGHSFGMSNGRVAQIQRAFPNARLTATSIVTTQRYIKYPEEIVLHREAARISDSMVNAGAELISESLRTGNTMPTEIEIENFIISHALEIMQNEHEDIMYVAGIAGGLVYSGLRSAFPHGMPTAHRPQRGESMILSLGCRVGGRAAESERTFILGEPNAEQTKFYNLSQEAQGIGTAGLQPGATCSSADDRALNFYRDQGVFQFCPHRVGHGMGVMFHEPPWVEGGDETVLLPGMVCSSEPALYVPGLGGFRLADTVLVTASGPESLTKYPRKLDEVILG
- a CDS encoding ABC transporter substrate-binding protein, coding for MKKFLLTTSAIVALSFMPMHAAMAQDTTTLVVGMDVDAGTLDPRLMRDTTASRTNDLIYSGLVHITNNLEAVPDLAESWESPDPQTVIFKLRPDLKFSDGSALTADDVVFTYTTLLDPDFNAPQRALYTPITAIEAVDAQTVKFSLSAPYAPLLSYLDLGIVSKALVEAGHDIALNPVGAGPMKLESWNRGSEITLVKNENFWGADPAFEKISLKIIGDNSARSQAFEAGDLDVIQSPLPPQDIERLKNDDRFGNVIMAGLGVTYVNFNANDPLLADPKMRQAFSMLIDQETIVNDIFQGVDEVATSIILPSSWAYSADIVQPTFDVEGAVALFNELGWSDTNGDGYLDKDGKALEVVLSTHSEDTNRVQTVEFLQAMFEMAGVKAVAQISDWPSFSTNYVQQGKHQIALLGWLNIVDPDRLMFAQLSTGGPTNWGGYSNPEVDALLQEGRSTIDQAGRAAAYQKAAAILAEELPYYIVSAQGYQLFYSKDLPVEVQATPRGNLRGLIGLND